A part of Carettochelys insculpta isolate YL-2023 chromosome 1, ASM3395843v1, whole genome shotgun sequence genomic DNA contains:
- the STRAP gene encoding serine-threonine kinase receptor-associated protein, with translation MAMRQTPLTCSGHTRPVVDLAFSDITPYGYFLISACKDGKPMLRQGDTGDWIGTFLGHKGAVWGATLNKDATKAATAAADFTAKVWDAVSGDELITLAHKHIVKTVDFTEDSNYLLTGGQDKLLRIYDLSKPEAEPQVISGHTSGIKKALWSSDDKQILSADDKTVRLWDRNTMTEVKAINVAMSVSSMEYVPEGEILVITYGKTIAFHSAETLEQIKSFDAPATVNSASLHPEKECLVAGGEDFKLYKYDYNTGEELESYKGHFGPIHCVRFSPDGELYASGSEDGTLRLWQTTVGKTYGLWKCVIPEEEGGEAAKARLSLPGTAEEEIEDLASENSDSMYSSTPEVKA, from the exons ATGGCGATGAGGCAGACCCCGCTGACGTGCTCCGGGCACACGCGGCCCGTGGTGGACTTGGCCTTCAGCGACATCACCCCCTACGGCTACTTCCTCATCAGCGCCTGCAAGG ATGGTAAACCTATGCTACGCCAGGGTGACACGGGGGATTGGATTGGAACTTTTCTAGGTCATAAAGGTGCTGTCTGGGGTGCCACTCTGAATAAGGATGCCACTAAAGCAGCTACAGCAGCTGCAGATTTTACAGC CAAAGTATGGGATGCTGTTTCGGGGGATGAACTAATCACACTGGCTCACAAACATATTGTCAAGACTGTGGATTTTACTGAG GACAGTAATTATCTGTTGACTGGTGGACAAGATAAATTGTTGCGTATTTATGACTTGAGCAAGCCAGAAGCAG AACCACAAGTGATCAGCGGACATACTTCTGGTATTAAAAAGGCTTTATGGAGCAGTGATGACAAACAAATCCTTTCAGCTGATGATAAAACTGTCCG CCTCTGGGACCGGAATACAATGACTGAAGTAAAAGCAATAAATGTAGCAATGTCTGTGAGCAGCATGGAGTATGTTCCTGAGGGGGAGATACTGGTGATAACCTATGGGAAGACTATTGCTTTTCATAGTGCAGAGAC CCTGGAGCAAATTAAATCATTTGATGCTCCTGCTACAGTCAACTCTGCATCCCTTCACCCTGAGAAAGAATGTCTTGTTGCTGGTGGTGAAGACTTTAAGCTTTATAAATATGATTATAATACAGGAGAAGAACTAG AATCTTACAAAGGTCACTTTGGTCCCATTCACTGTGTGAGATTTAGCCCGGATGGGGAGTTGTATGCTAGCGGCTCTGAAGATGGAACATTAAGACTATGGCAGACAACAGTAGGGAAAACGTATGGTCTTTGGAAATGTGTAATTCCTG aaGAGGAGGGTGGAGAGGCAGCAAAAGCAAGACTCAGCCTTCCAGGAACTGCAGAAGAGGAGATAG AAGACCTTGCCTCTGAAAATTCAGATTCCATGTACAGCTCAACTCCTGAAGTTAAGGCTTGA